The Mesomycoplasma ovipneumoniae genome includes a region encoding these proteins:
- a CDS encoding DNA cytosine methyltransferase, producing the protein MKSAYTSIELFAGAGGLALGLEQAGFKHIGLVEYDKYAASTLKVNRPKWNVICEDIEIVAKKDLEKEFNIKKGELDLLSGGAPCQSFSYAGKRLGLDDVRGTMFYHYAVFLNKLQPKMLLFENVKGLLSHDKGRTFKTIINIFEQEGYKIFYEVLNAWDYGVAQKRERLIVVGIRNDLVNDKEFVYPLKYKYKPVLSDILQDVPSSLGAKYSKTKEDIFSLVPPGGYWRDIPEDIAKDYMKSCWYMAGGRTGILRRLSLDEPSLTVLTTPQMKQTDRCHPTETRPFTVRENARIQSFPDEWIFTGPMSSQYKQVGNAVPCNLAKEVGLKILEKLEEIRYGNL; encoded by the coding sequence ATGAAGAGCGCATATACAAGTATTGAACTTTTTGCAGGTGCAGGAGGATTGGCCTTAGGCTTAGAGCAGGCGGGATTTAAGCACATCGGATTAGTTGAATATGACAAATATGCTGCCAGTACACTAAAAGTTAACAGACCAAAATGGAATGTTATTTGTGAAGATATAGAGATTGTGGCTAAGAAAGATTTAGAAAAAGAATTTAACATAAAAAAAGGAGAATTAGATTTATTATCTGGTGGAGCACCTTGCCAAAGTTTTAGTTATGCTGGTAAAAGATTAGGACTTGATGATGTTAGGGGCACAATGTTTTATCACTATGCAGTTTTTTTAAATAAATTGCAACCTAAAATGTTGTTGTTTGAAAATGTAAAGGGGCTTTTATCTCACGATAAGGGGAGAACATTTAAGACAATTATCAATATTTTTGAGCAAGAGGGATATAAAATATTCTATGAGGTATTAAATGCTTGAGATTATGGTGTTGCTCAGAAAAGAGAACGATTAATTGTCGTTGGTATAAGAAATGATTTAGTTAATGATAAAGAATTTGTCTATCCTTTGAAATATAAATATAAACCAGTATTGTCGGATATTTTACAAGATGTTCCTAGTAGTCTTGGCGCTAAGTATTCAAAAACAAAAGAAGATATTTTTTCATTAGTTCCTCCAGGTGGGTATTGAAGAGATATTCCTGAAGACATAGCTAAAGACTATATGAAGTCTTGTTGGTATATGGCTGGTGGAAGAACAGGAATACTAAGGAGATTGAGTTTAGATGAGCCGTCATTGACAGTTTTAACCACACCTCAAATGAAACAAACCGATAGATGTCATCCAACAGAGACTAGACCATTTACTGTTAGAGAAAATGCTAGAATACAATCTTTTCCGGACGAATGGATATTTACAGGGCCGATGTCTTCACAATACAAGCAAGTAGGAAATGCAGTTCCTTGTAATTTAGCCAAAGAAGTAGGTTTAAAAATATTGGAGAAGTTAGAGGAAATTAGATATGGAAATCTATAA
- a CDS encoding Eco47II family restriction endonuclease — protein sequence MEIYKLDFISQEDFEKLITNTLKQYNETLESINLKKFNSNLIDPIKLLFDKNVFDKSFEDIIKLEIHRQRDKTNNNIIGYFHQNMFKNIKKCEVPDQGWDVIFTDDDITYYVELKNKHNTMNSSSSAKTFMKMQNHLLNAKDRHRSICALVEVIAEKSQNIPWVISLDKVKQSSNEKLRRISIDKFYEIVTGDKNTFKLICEQLPITIEKIISNNKSLKVQKDTVFEELKNIDNDTLIALYKLAFSTYEGFSW from the coding sequence ATGGAAATCTATAAGTTAGATTTTATTTCACAAGAAGATTTTGAAAAGCTTATAACTAATACTTTGAAGCAGTATAATGAAACGCTTGAGAGTATAAATTTAAAAAAATTCAATAGTAATTTAATTGATCCAATAAAATTACTTTTTGATAAAAATGTTTTTGATAAAAGTTTTGAAGACATAATAAAATTGGAAATTCACAGACAAAGAGATAAAACTAACAATAATATAATTGGATATTTTCATCAAAATATGTTTAAGAATATAAAAAAATGTGAAGTTCCAGATCAAGGATGGGACGTAATTTTTACTGATGATGATATAACATATTATGTTGAACTGAAAAATAAACATAATACAATGAATAGTTCATCATCGGCCAAAACATTTATGAAGATGCAAAATCATTTATTAAATGCAAAAGATAGACATAGAAGCATTTGTGCATTAGTAGAAGTTATTGCTGAAAAATCTCAAAATATTCCGTGGGTTATTAGTCTTGATAAAGTGAAACAATCTTCTAATGAAAAATTAAGAAGAATATCAATCGATAAGTTTTATGAAATTGTTACTGGAGATAAAAATACTTTTAAATTAATATGTGAGCAGCTACCAATAACAATTGAAAAAATCATTTCTAATAATAAATCACTTAAAGTTCAAAAAGACACAGTTTTTGAAGAGTTAAAAAATATAGATAATGATACACTTATAGCACTATATAAACTAGCATTTAGTACTTATGAGGGGTTTAGCTGATAG
- a CDS encoding helix-turn-helix domain-containing protein, whose translation MLSNSLKNLSGFPPFYFNVSNIFNLNLWKYLKHYLYKSLSITFCYIVIFFNAIINIKKKDLLEKANLTTNCIANMSKNEYISLRNIEKIYKALQRDIGEVVCYCKPGGSINEERIYKYWTFCRCRRIGLRLRAGGI comes from the coding sequence ATGCTTAGTAATAGTTTGAAGAATTTAAGTGGATTTCCACCTTTTTATTTCAATGTATCCAATATATTTAATTTAAATTTGTGAAAATACTTAAAACATTATCTATATAAAAGCTTGTCTATCACTTTTTGTTATATAGTTATATTTTTTAATGCTATAATTAATATTAAGAAAAAAGATTTATTAGAAAAAGCAAATTTAACAACAAATTGCATAGCGAATATGTCAAAGAATGAGTATATATCACTTAGAAATATCGAAAAGATATATAAAGCACTTCAACGGGATATTGGAGAAGTTGTTTGTTATTGTAAACCAGGGGGATCTATTAATGAAGAGCGCATATACAAGTATTGAACTTTTTGCAGGTGCAGGAGGATTGGCCTTAGGCTTAGAGCAGGCGGGATTTAA
- the dcm_N gene encoding DNA (cytosine-5-)-methyltransferase N-terminal subunit: MKKITIFEAFAGLGSQLRALKLVGKTLNFEVESLGIIEWYIHAIISYQIINYKVLPADTKTPIEVIIDQLSSLRVSIDSKKLVSKNYFQKMKEDKLRKIYPYFLKMLNNPARPLSLSLSLSPRIIKIIIILDIQILIKLIKYLKI; encoded by the coding sequence ATGAAAAAAATAACTATTTTTGAAGCTTTTGCTGGTCTAGGATCACAATTGCGTGCGCTCAAATTGGTAGGAAAAACTCTAAATTTCGAAGTTGAATCATTAGGAATTATTGAGTGATATATTCACGCTATTATTTCTTATCAAATTATTAATTATAAAGTCTTACCAGCAGATACAAAAACACCAATAGAAGTAATTATTGATCAACTTTCTTCATTAAGGGTTTCAATAGATAGCAAAAAATTAGTGTCTAAAAATTATTTTCAAAAAATGAAGGAAGATAAATTGCGTAAAATTTATCCTTATTTTTTAAAAATGCTCAATAACCCCGCCCGTCCTCTCTCTCTCTCTCTCTCTCTCTCTCCAAGAATAATAAAAATAATTATTATTCTTGATATTCAGATATTAATCAAGTTAATCAAATACCTAAAAATATAG
- the dcm gene encoding DNA (cytosine-5-)-methyltransferase — translation MFTYSFPCQDLSTQGLQKGLNPSTRSGLLWQIKRILENNLDNLPKVLLMENVKNLASQKFRAEFNNWINFLKTLGYKSKWKILNSTDFGSSQNRQRVFMVSWLTNKKFEWPNKIKHNNNLKKILDFTHRPNEENLASKIFKYQLTSPRITNSSIKKSQIINFTKFNSENYIYYPDFFGPTLTASGANSRLKFLIKENYIREINFYESFKYMGFTERDAHKIYKTNLVPPKSIIFLAGNSISIEVLKALFEKIVLLLEKE, via the coding sequence ATTTTTACTTATTCTTTCCCTTGCCAAGACTTATCGACACAAGGATTACAAAAAGGCCTTAATCCTTCAACAAGAAGCGGACTACTTTGGCAAATTAAAAGAATTTTAGAAAATAATTTAGATAATTTACCTAAAGTTTTGTTGATGGAAAATGTAAAAAATTTAGCTAGTCAAAAATTTCGTGCTGAATTTAATAATTGAATTAATTTTTTAAAAACTTTAGGCTACAAAAGTAAGTGAAAAATTTTAAACTCTACTGATTTTGGGTCATCTCAAAATAGACAAAGAGTTTTCATGGTTTCTTGGTTGACTAATAAAAAATTTGAATGACCAAACAAAATAAAACATAACAATAATTTAAAGAAGATTTTAGATTTTACTCATCGACCAAATGAAGAAAATCTAGCTAGCAAAATTTTTAAATATCAACTAACAAGCCCTAGAATAACAAACTCAAGTATTAAGAAAAGTCAAATTATTAATTTTACTAAATTTAATTCTGAAAACTATATTTATTATCCTGACTTTTTCGGGCCAACACTTACAGCATCAGGGGCTAACTCTAGACTTAAATTTTTGATTAAAGAAAACTACATAAGAGAAATAAATTTTTATGAGTCCTTTAAATATATGGGTTTTACAGAACGTGATGCTCATAAAATTTATAAAACAAATTTAGTTCCACCAAAATCTATAATATTTTTAGCTGGTAATTCAATATCTATCGAAGTTCTAAAAGCACTATTTGAAAAAATTGTTTTACTTTTAGAAAAGGAGTAA
- a CDS encoding AAA family ATPase → MARKIKEKQKTENIAEKLTEEQQNVVNLALKGENILVDACIGSGKTSVIQVLCDKFPIDKKILYLTYNKLLKVEAKSKIKNKNVLVQNYHGFAYRFLWEKGINSSAADSIKIFLRNNISAGTYDVLLIDEYQDITEEISQLLEKIKKKNPNIQIVAVGDINQKIYDKTKLNVTDFIDKFLGSYKKISLTFSFRMPKEHANMLGRIWDKTINGVNENCQIQYMEMEEIQEFLATQKPADILCLGYRSGKMTELLNYLEENHSDIFNKKTVYASIREKDANLSPKKNSAIFTTYDSSKGLEKPICVVFDFDLLYWKIRLQQITTNYETLKNIFCVAASRGKEKIIFFKPEFPNLLLNEAIIKQSKYLEKWSEDSFAMSTMFDHKYEEDIEYMLQMLDIKKINTEDKSEIKVKTKDALIDLTPCVGIFLEASYFNDWQIDKEIRHFIEVKYDHSEKQQKQQFKEYENYIKVRNSIKDLTLYLVYLQTDQERYIKQTQPDFVDDNAVDQMHKRLSKVLKKDEIIQQKCWLEFSDDDLTIRAEGIADVIKDDIVYELKFVSDLTTAHFLQTASYTLALKKEKGILWNIRNNETHEIRIKNREEFSEKLAQTISKGVYKPKSQREFEESDGSN, encoded by the coding sequence ATGGCTAGAAAAATAAAAGAAAAACAAAAAACTGAAAATATTGCAGAAAAACTTACAGAAGAGCAACAAAATGTTGTTAATTTAGCATTAAAAGGAGAAAATATCCTAGTTGATGCTTGTATTGGAAGTGGAAAAACATCAGTGATTCAGGTTCTCTGCGACAAATTTCCTATTGATAAAAAAATTTTGTACTTAACTTACAATAAACTATTAAAAGTTGAAGCTAAAAGCAAGATTAAAAACAAAAATGTTCTAGTACAAAATTATCACGGATTTGCATACCGATTTTTGTGAGAAAAAGGCATTAATTCTTCCGCTGCAGATTCAATTAAAATATTTTTAAGAAATAATATTTCTGCTGGCACTTATGATGTTCTGTTAATTGATGAATACCAAGATATTACTGAAGAAATATCTCAGTTATTGGAAAAAATAAAGAAAAAAAATCCTAATATACAAATTGTTGCTGTTGGAGATATTAATCAGAAAATTTACGATAAAACAAAATTAAATGTCACTGATTTTATTGATAAATTTCTAGGATCATATAAAAAAATTAGCTTAACATTTTCCTTTAGAATGCCAAAAGAACATGCTAATATGTTGGGTCGAATTTGAGATAAAACAATTAACGGAGTAAACGAAAATTGTCAAATCCAATATATGGAAATGGAAGAAATTCAAGAATTTTTGGCTACACAAAAACCTGCTGATATCTTATGTTTGGGTTACCGTTCAGGCAAAATGACAGAACTATTGAATTATCTTGAAGAAAATCATAGTGATATTTTTAATAAAAAAACCGTTTATGCTTCTATAAGAGAAAAAGATGCAAATTTGTCGCCCAAAAAAAATTCAGCTATTTTTACAACATATGACAGCTCAAAAGGATTGGAAAAACCTATTTGTGTTGTTTTTGATTTTGACTTACTATATTGAAAAATCCGCTTACAACAAATTACAACAAATTATGAAACTTTAAAAAACATATTTTGTGTAGCGGCAAGTAGAGGAAAAGAAAAAATTATCTTTTTTAAGCCAGAATTTCCAAACCTACTATTAAATGAGGCAATTATCAAACAATCTAAATATTTAGAGAAATGATCCGAAGATTCATTTGCAATGTCTACAATGTTTGATCACAAGTATGAGGAAGATATTGAGTATATGTTGCAAATGCTTGATATAAAAAAAATTAATACTGAAGATAAAAGCGAAATAAAAGTAAAAACAAAAGATGCATTAATTGATCTTACACCATGTGTTGGTATTTTTCTTGAAGCATCTTATTTTAACGATTGACAAATAGATAAAGAAATTAGGCATTTTATTGAAGTCAAATATGACCATTCAGAAAAACAACAAAAACAACAGTTTAAAGAGTATGAAAATTACATCAAAGTAAGAAATTCAATAAAAGATTTAACACTCTATCTTGTTTATTTGCAAACAGATCAAGAAAGATATATTAAACAAACGCAGCCCGATTTTGTCGATGATAATGCTGTTGATCAAATGCATAAAAGATTATCAAAAGTGCTTAAAAAAGACGAGATAATTCAACAAAAATGCTGGTTGGAATTTAGTGATGATGATCTTACAATAAGGGCTGAGGGAATTGCTGATGTTATCAAGGATGATATAGTTTATGAACTTAAATTTGTTAGCGATTTAACAACTGCTCATTTTTTACAGACTGCTTCATATACGCTAGCCTTAAAAAAGGAAAAAGGCATATTGTGGAATATTCGAAATAACGAAACGCATGAAATTAGAATCAAAAATCGTGAAGAATTTAGCGAAAAACTTGCACAAACAATTTCAAAAGGAGTTTATAAACCTAAAAGTCAAAGAGAATTTGAGGAATCGGATGGAAGTAATTAA
- a CDS encoding MAG4270 family putative restriction endonuclease, whose protein sequence is MSATLRWSKLKIKSKSENKDKPQFKGEIFFVYDIESLVIHHFYIQVNSCVMSKLVTKSHREDHEQKHINKTRCCYYKKREEFFDSLKQKVVQKDRKFRSKTYNQDDLQILNDDEIVQLNKLLREPNFLTSIKNFYKFIYGSNPSGELYMPKNAPIILDYEGNFDKNISYFALFFTHYSDFKNNNYEYDGIYKNIYKDNGLLDDKNYFDRFKDAPKNSKLYKVYQLLVELTSNKLSIESGKKVLAKIKEYLSLDEINSLVEKERTKMKNIKIDSINILDLDKQIPLDRAHIFPVERIKDKIVKLVNMENNNLTTSNQVKYFLKKITETHNLIALDKTSHSQFDTNKFTWDSNNGKLVINCCNSPQTCGHISNKITDLPKEKITDDILCNLYLRNSIVKNKAGQKKLTL, encoded by the coding sequence GTGAGTGCAACTTTGAGATGGAGTAAATTAAAAATTAAAAGCAAATCAGAAAACAAAGATAAACCACAATTTAAAGGGGAAATATTTTTTGTTTATGATATTGAAAGTTTAGTAATTCATCATTTTTATATTCAAGTTAATAGTTGTGTCATGTCTAAATTAGTAACTAAAAGTCATAGAGAAGACCATGAACAAAAGCATATTAATAAAACAAGATGTTGCTATTATAAAAAAAGGGAAGAGTTTTTTGATAGTCTTAAGCAAAAAGTTGTTCAAAAAGATAGAAAATTTAGATCTAAAACTTACAATCAAGATGATTTACAAATCTTAAATGATGATGAAATTGTACAATTAAATAAACTATTACGAGAACCAAATTTTTTAACCTCAATTAAAAATTTTTATAAATTTATCTATGGTTCCAACCCAAGTGGAGAATTATATATGCCTAAAAATGCTCCTATTATTTTAGATTATGAGGGAAATTTTGATAAAAATATCAGTTATTTTGCACTCTTTTTCACACATTATTCTGATTTTAAAAATAATAATTATGAATATGATGGCATTTATAAGAATATTTATAAGGATAATGGTTTATTAGATGATAAAAATTATTTTGATAGATTTAAAGATGCTCCTAAAAATTCAAAACTTTATAAAGTTTATCAATTATTAGTAGAACTCACTAGCAATAAATTAAGTATAGAAAGTGGCAAGAAAGTTTTAGCAAAAATTAAAGAGTATCTATCATTAGATGAAATTAATTCTTTAGTAGAAAAAGAAAGAACAAAAATGAAAAATATTAAGATAGATTCTATTAATATTCTTGATTTGGATAAACAAATTCCTTTAGACAGGGCACATATTTTCCCAGTTGAAAGAATTAAAGATAAAATAGTAAAACTAGTAAATATGGAAAACAATAATCTTACCACCAGTAATCAAGTAAAATACTTTCTTAAAAAAATCACAGAAACTCATAATTTAATAGCTTTAGATAAAACGTCACATAGTCAGTTTGATACAAATAAATTTACATGAGATTCCAACAATGGAAAATTGGTGATTAACTGTTGCAACTCACCACAAACATGCGGGCATATATCTAATAAAATTACCGATCTTCCAAAAGAAAAAATTACTGATGATATTTTATGTAATCTCTATTTAAGAAATTCTATAGTAAAGAATAAAGCAGGACAAAAAAAATTAACACTTTAA
- a CDS encoding ATP-binding protein gives MVIKRDFYLNQIIDKKENDRIKIITGIRRCGKSYLLFNLYRDYLLSSGIKENQIITIALDQIDNIEYRNPFRLNEYIKKKTKNINKMYYIFIDEIQLSENVSNPYIESNEKNITFVDVLLSLMKRSNLDIYITGSNSKMLSSDLLTQFRDRGDQVHVNPLSFAEVYELFDDKSEAFEHYFVYGGMPHIYKLQNDEQKSHYLKQLFKQTYIKDILERNQVYNEQQILEILLDFTSSNIGSLTNPSKLANRFLSEKQIHISSNTIFKYLKFFEESYIIHCAYRYDVKGSKYFSTPLKYYFSDIGLRNARLNFRQIENSHIMENIIYNDLLRRGYNIDIGVVEHEFKNDSTRKKIQLEIDFVINKGHKRYYIQSALNIDNLEKKEQEITSLKKINDSFKKIVIVRNKIIPKHDENGILYIGLEDFLLNESIIDL, from the coding sequence ATGGTTATAAAGCGCGATTTTTATCTTAACCAAATAATTGATAAAAAAGAGAATGACAGAATCAAGATTATTACTGGCATAAGAAGATGCGGAAAATCATATTTATTATTCAATTTATATCGCGATTACCTACTTAGCAGTGGAATTAAAGAAAATCAAATTATAACAATTGCTCTTGACCAAATCGATAATATTGAATACCGAAATCCATTTAGATTAAATGAATATATTAAGAAAAAAACAAAAAATATAAACAAAATGTACTACATTTTCATTGACGAAATTCAATTATCTGAAAATGTATCAAATCCCTATATTGAAAGTAATGAAAAAAATATAACCTTTGTAGATGTGCTTTTAAGTCTTATGAAACGTAGTAACTTAGACATTTATATCACTGGCAGCAACTCTAAAATGCTTTCATCAGATTTATTAACCCAATTCAGAGACCGTGGAGACCAAGTGCATGTAAATCCTTTATCTTTTGCTGAAGTTTATGAATTATTTGATGACAAATCAGAAGCCTTTGAACATTATTTTGTATATGGTGGTATGCCACATATTTATAAATTGCAAAATGATGAACAAAAAAGTCATTATTTAAAGCAGTTATTCAAGCAAACATATATTAAAGACATTCTTGAGCGCAACCAAGTATATAATGAGCAACAAATACTTGAAATCCTGCTTGACTTTACATCTTCAAATATTGGTTCTTTAACTAATCCCTCTAAGCTTGCAAATCGTTTTTTGTCAGAAAAACAAATACACATATCATCAAATACAATTTTTAAGTATCTTAAATTTTTTGAAGAATCTTATATTATTCATTGCGCTTATCGCTATGATGTAAAGGGTTCTAAATATTTTTCAACCCCACTTAAATATTATTTTTCAGATATTGGTTTAAGAAATGCAAGATTGAATTTTCGCCAAATAGAAAACAGTCATATAATGGAAAATATAATCTACAACGATTTACTTCGAAGAGGATACAATATTGACATTGGTGTTGTAGAACATGAATTTAAAAATGACTCAACAAGAAAAAAAATTCAGCTTGAAATAGATTTTGTTATAAATAAAGGCCACAAAAGATACTATATTCAATCAGCACTTAATATTGACAATTTAGAAAAAAAAGAACAAGAAATAACCTCGCTTAAAAAAATAAATGATTCATTTAAAAAAATAGTTATAGTAAGAAACAAAATAATTCCAAAACACGATGAAAATGGTATTTTATACATTGGTTTAGAAGATTTTTTACTTAATGAATCAATAATAGACTTATAA